CAACCCATTGAAACGATTTTTCACAATCGGGTTCAGTTGAAGCCAGAGCCGTCCTTTCCGGAACACCATTTGTCCAGAGAACAGATATTTCAGATTTTAACACATGCGGGATACGACTATATCCCCGAAGAAACCATCCGGTTCCATGTGAATCAGATTCCGGTTTCCGTCCGGCTGGATCGGGTAAAAATACCCAACCGGCCGGATCTGCTGCTCAATTTCGGCACGGTTTACGGCCAGGGGATTGATGCCATTGAACAAATGGCGTTTAAAGTCGTTTCTTTTTCTTCGAAACAGGATCGGCAAAAACAGATACAACATCTGTTATCCGCACTGGGCTATCAGGTGTGGCACAATCCTTCTTTTACGTATCAGGGAACCGTGGAAACACTGGCAGGTGTTTATGGCGAACAATCATCGAACCGGGTGTTCATCTCATCATCTCCGATAACACCGGTGATCCGGTCTTTTCTGGAAACCCGCCAGATTCAACATGTATTTCTTCAACCATGACGTCATTCTACCATCGAGGATACCCTATGAAACAATCACTATTCTGCATTTTTCTGCTTGGTGTTTCCATCTGTGCCTGCGCCGGTGCACCTAAAGACGATGCCAAACTGGCGGAAGCCATCCAGATACAGGGAGAAGCGTTTCTGATGCAGGGAGATTATACGGCCGCCCTGACCCAGCTGCTGGAAGCCCGCAAAATGCATCCCAAAGACCCATATATATTGAACAGCCTGGGGCTGGCCTACATGGGGAAAAACAGGGATGACCTGGCCATTCCCGTTTTCAAGACAGCCCTGGCGCTGAAACCGGATTACACGGAAGCCCTGAACAATCTAGGTGCGGCCCATCTGCGACAAAAGGAATGGGACTTAGCCATCAAAGCATTTAAAGATGTGCTTGAAGATCTGCTGTATCCCACCCCTCAGTTTCCTCTGTCCAATCTGGGAAGGGCCTATCTGGAAAAACAGGATTACATGCAAGCTGAAACCTATTTTTCCCAGGCCCTGGATCTGTCTCCCGGATTTGTGACGGCGGCCCATGGACTGTCTGTGGTGTTTCTTGAAACCGGGCGGGAAAATGATGCCGTCCGGTTTTTAACGGCCCGGCTTATGGAGCATCCGGAATCCGCGCTTCTGCATGCGGACCTGGCCCGAGCCTATGAGGCAAAAGGATGGACAAATGAAGCCAGGCAGTCCTGGCAGAATGTACTGCATTATGCCAAAAAACATTCCGAATTAAAAAAAACCGCCGCCAAGCGTCTGTCTGCTTTGAATTAATCTGAACTGCGGGCGGGGTTCCGTTTTTGTTCCAGTTGAACAATGGACGGGGTCAGGAAAATCAGCAGTTCATTTCGATTATCTTCCTTCCGGTTGGTACCAAAAAGCATATTACCAATGATCGGTATTCCGGACAAAAAAGGAAGGCCGTCGTCACTATTGTTTTTGACCGTTTTGACAATACCTCCGATCACCACCGTGTCATTATCATTTACCAGCAGTTCCGTCTTGGCTTCGTTCGTATTCAGGTAAGGTTCACCCGTAGTGGCGATTCCGGCAATATCATTTTTTGTCAAAAAGACCTGCATGGAAATGCGTTCATCCGGGGTCACATGGGGGGTAACGATCAATTCCAGATTAATTTCTTTGAATTCCGTCTCCGTCGTTGCAGAATCACCCGTTCCTGTTATTGACTGATAGGGATACTCTAACCCCTGCTTAATCTTGGCTTCCTTGTTATCAAGTGTCAATATGCGTGGCGAAGATACGATTTTTACATCGCCTCTTGCCTCGGATGCTGCCAGCTTTGCGTTCAATGCCAGTCGAGAGGCACCAAACAGCCGGAAAAATGAAAAATCTCCGTTCATCCCACCATCGCCGATGGGGGTATTCACGGACACATTCATATCATTGACAAACCCGGAAGAGATCGCGGGATCATTGGTCAGGTTCCAGCCGATACCGATATTCCTGGAAAATTCTTTGGTGACTTCCACAATTTTGGCTTCAATCATGATCTGGGGAGTCACGGTATCCAGACGGTAAATCATTTCCTGAATCTGATCCACTTTCTCCCGGGTATCGGTCACGATGACCATGTTGCTGCGCTGATCCACGGAAATACTGCCTCGATCCGGCGTCAGCAGGGAGGTGATATGCGGTTCAATCTCTGTTTTGGCATTGGAATAGCTGATGGGAATATATTCTGTAATCAGAGGTTCCAGGCTTTTTTTCTGTTCCAGGGCTTTTTTCTGAGCATCAATGGCCTCCTGCTCATCTTTTTCTTCCTGCCTCAATGTCTGAATGGTGGCAATGCGTACCACATCCCCTTCCATCTTTTTGCCCAGTCCGTTCATTTTCAACACCAGGTCCAGCACCTGGTCCCAGGGAACCGGTTTTTCCAGGGTCATGGTGACCTTCCCCTGGACATCCTTGTCCACGGCAAAATTCAATCCACTGACACTCCGAAGTATCCGGAACACATTTTTAATGTCCGTGTCAAAAAAATCCAGCTTGATCTTTTCTCCGGAATATCCGGGCGGATCTGTGTTAATCGCTGCCAGACCGACCGGAGCAGGTTGCTTCAGGGTAGCCGGATTAAAAGCATCTCCGGCTGAGGACACCGGATAAACAGGATCAAATCGCAGAAAAATCCGATTTTCATCCTGGACCACCTGGTAGGGTACTTTTTCCCGGATCCGGATTTCAATTCTTGCATCTGTATCATCAACCGATCTCGGATACGGGGTGACACTGTCAACCGCTGTGCCGGTGTATCGTGTCAGCAAAGGACGCTGCAAACGCTCAGGTATCCGGGCATTGTAAAGAATCAGGTCCAGTTGATCATCTGTTTTCCAGGCCGTGTCATAGGGCACCGACTCGGTCGTGGTCACCTGTATGTCTGCGTAACCGGTTTCATCAGGGTTGAATTCAATGCCGGTCACCCGGGCGGCGGATGGTTCGGCTGACAGGGCAGACACCTGCGGCAATCGCGTATCCTGGGCGGATGTGTTTATTTCCGGTTTCGATACAGATGCCGCATTGATTCGGGAATCAGGAAGATTCAGCACCACCTGCAACCCGTTTGCTTCTTCCAGCACCTCATAGGCCAGGTCCTGATTCAGTAGCACGTCGAGTCTGACGGTCGTTTTTTCCGGGTCCGCGTATTCAGACCGGATGGCTGCCACGGGGCCCGCAGACGTGCGGGGCTGTACAAAATCCGATGAAAATACCGTATCCGGCAGATAAACGGCAACGCCTAAGGGAAAATCCTGTTTGATGGAGGTATAGGTCGGCTTTTGCTCGGTTTTAATATGGATGGCAATCTGATCATCAGACGTTGACATGGTCACTTTATGAAGATAATTGACCCGGCTGCGGGTGTCATTTTGAATCAAGGTCCCGGTGGGTTCCGGTGTCCCGGATTTCAACGATGTGCATCCGGCCCCGAGCACCAGAACCAGTATCAGCATCAGCATCCGGTTCAGTACCCGCTCAATCATGGTGTCACGCTGAAAAAAAGCCATATTATTCCCCATTGTCTGGTTTATGTAGTTTCAATTCCTGAAAACGCTCGGTCACAATCCCTTTGAAATCCGCCACCAATTCTTTCACAACAATGCGGTCCGATTGAATATCCACCACCTGTCCCCCATTTTTTCCCATATAGGTCCCGATTCTGACTTCATAGCCTTTTCCGGTGGCTTCTTCCACCATGGCGATTTTTTTGTTTTCTCCGATCACCACTGCCACCAGCCTGATCTGACTTAGGAATAGAAATTCAATAACCTGATCAAAAGTATCATAATATCAGTAGGTTATAAAAATCTAGACATTTCATTTTCAATATGTAATAGTTATGGTGCCATAATAACCAGTTAAAAAACAAGGCACCAATGATTATGCATAAAAAAAAGAAGCAACCAGGACCTAAGCTCTTTTCACCATATAGCAGTGACATGGAAATTTTAATCCAAGAAACCCATTCTCAACTTTCAGAACTGGAAAAACGGACATATGCCGCTGTAGAAGCGCTAAAATTACCTCGCGGCGGGATATCCTATATTTCCAGACTCCTTGGATGTAGTAGAAATACCATCCGTCGAGGGATTGAGGAATTAAAGAACCCAGAGATAAAACCTCAAAATAGAATTCGTGAAAAAGGAGGAGGAAGGAAGCCTGCCATAGAAACAATTGAAAATATAGATGAAGTCTTCCTCAAAGTCATTGACGACCATATCGCTGGTGACCCAATGGATGCAAAGATTCGTTGGACCAATTTAAGTCATAAAAAAATTGCATCCAAAATGAAAATAGAAGGAATCAACATCAGTGTAACCGTGGTTAAAAAATTGTTAAAAAAACATGGATTCACAAAGCGTAAGGCCATTAAAAATTTGTCTATTGGGTCCTCTAAAAATCGAAACGAACAATTTGAAAAGATTACGCAGTTAAAAGAACAATACCTCTTGGATGGCAATCCGGTGATAAGTATGGACACAAAAAAAAAGAACTTTTAGGGAATCTATACCGGGATGGTCAAGTTTATAGTACGGGTACAATTGAAGTCTACGATCATGATTTTCCATATCTTGCTGAAGGGATAGTGATTCCCCACGGTCTTTATGATTTAAAATCAAACAACGCCTATGTAAACATAGGCGTTAGTAAGGATACAAGTGAATTTGCCTGTGACTCGATAAAGGCATGGTGGAAAAATTATGGAAAGCTTCAATATCCAAATTGTACTTCAATCCTCATCCTTGCTGATGGTGGTGGTAGCAATTCAGCCCGTCATTATATTTTCAAAGAAGATTTACAGAATCTGGTAGATGAAATCGGAGTAGAAATTCGCATGGCACATTTTCCCCCCTATACATCAAAATGGAATCCTATAGAACATAGACTATTCCCTCACATTACCAGGTCTTTAAAAGGGGTCATCCTAAAAAGTCACGACTATGTCAAAGAACTGATTGAAAATACAAAAACACGAACAGGTTTGGAAGTTAAAGCCCACATTATAAAAAAAATATATCAGACCGGAAGAAAGTATGCTGATAATTTTAAAGAGACCATGAGAATCATTTTCGATGATTATCTGGGGAAATGGAATTATAGGGCGATACCAGGAAAAAACTAATTATGTTCAATTTATTTTATATCAATTCCTTAGCGACATCTTTTCCAGAGGCGTGAGAATACGTTTGGGTTTGTCCGGCTCAAGGACTTCGGACGGCCCGGGCGCTTTTTCTTGAATCAACGGCATAAACGGATCCAGTTGGCTTTTGGGTTCATATCCTTGGTTGTTGCCGGCCTGAATATCACTATCGGGTTCTGCAGATTCATCCAAAACCGGATCCCGGTCAAAAGTGCTCTGATCCGGCATTGCTTCTTCATTCCAAATCTCTTCTTTTTGCTCGCTGTCTTTGATTTCACCTGTATTTTCGGCTTCGGCAGACTGGGGCATGGGAAGGAATACCACTGCCGGCTTTTTTTCAAGTTCCCGGGCAGACGGATTTTCGCATACCCCTCCCAGCAGGAACAATCCCACGATCAAACAGCCCATCCATTTATTTAGCCGGTGTTTCATTTTCCCCTGATATCAGCCTTTTTTCTTTTTTTTTGTCTTGTTTCCCTGCCTCATCCGCTTCCACAAACATATAAGTCACCGCATTACAGGTCATATCGATTACGCCGGATGCCGATTTGTTCCGCCTCAAGTCAATATTTTTGATATTCACAATCCGATTCAGCCGTGACACTTGAAAAAAGAAATCTGCTATCTGAAGATAACTGCCTTCCATTTTCATGGATAAGGGTATTTCCTTGTAAAAATCCCTGGTAACAGGCGCGCCCGGCTGAAACAACTGAATATTTAGACCTGCGCTGCTGCCGGCATTGGAAACACTTTTCAGCAAAGACGGCACTTCCTTTTTATCCGGCAGGGCCCGGGTCGCGATATA
Above is a window of Desulfotignum balticum DSM 7044 DNA encoding:
- a CDS encoding tetratricopeptide repeat protein, with translation MKQSLFCIFLLGVSICACAGAPKDDAKLAEAIQIQGEAFLMQGDYTAALTQLLEARKMHPKDPYILNSLGLAYMGKNRDDLAIPVFKTALALKPDYTEALNNLGAAHLRQKEWDLAIKAFKDVLEDLLYPTPQFPLSNLGRAYLEKQDYMQAETYFSQALDLSPGFVTAAHGLSVVFLETGRENDAVRFLTARLMEHPESALLHADLARAYEAKGWTNEARQSWQNVLHYAKKHSELKKTAAKRLSALN
- a CDS encoding pilus assembly protein PilP, translated to MEFLFLSQIRLVAVVIGENKKIAMVEEATGKGYEVRIGTYMGKNGGQVVDIQSDRIVVKELVADFKGIVTERFQELKLHKPDNGE
- a CDS encoding type 4a pilus biogenesis protein PilO produces the protein MAQKKNKETPRSLIGQKTTVFFDRVGKLSRRNRLFICLGTLALIGGAYYYFFFMPIQTQLKQASQTLDARTSQLTIVRQQARSLKEWEEKMARVEEAFYIATRALPDKKEVPSLLKSVSNAGSSAGLNIQLFQPGAPVTRDFYKEIPLSMKMEGSYLQIADFFFQVSRLNRIVNIKNIDLRRNKSASGVIDMTCNAVTYMFVEADEAGKQDKKKEKRLISGENETPAK
- a CDS encoding type IV pilus secretin PilQ, which produces MAFFQRDTMIERVLNRMLMLILVLVLGAGCTSLKSGTPEPTGTLIQNDTRSRVNYLHKVTMSTSDDQIAIHIKTEQKPTYTSIKQDFPLGVAVYLPDTVFSSDFVQPRTSAGPVAAIRSEYADPEKTTVRLDVLLNQDLAYEVLEEANGLQVVLNLPDSRINAASVSKPEINTSAQDTRLPQVSALSAEPSAARVTGIEFNPDETGYADIQVTTTESVPYDTAWKTDDQLDLILYNARIPERLQRPLLTRYTGTAVDSVTPYPRSVDDTDARIEIRIREKVPYQVVQDENRIFLRFDPVYPVSSAGDAFNPATLKQPAPVGLAAINTDPPGYSGEKIKLDFFDTDIKNVFRILRSVSGLNFAVDKDVQGKVTMTLEKPVPWDQVLDLVLKMNGLGKKMEGDVVRIATIQTLRQEEKDEQEAIDAQKKALEQKKSLEPLITEYIPISYSNAKTEIEPHITSLLTPDRGSISVDQRSNMVIVTDTREKVDQIQEMIYRLDTVTPQIMIEAKIVEVTKEFSRNIGIGWNLTNDPAISSGFVNDMNVSVNTPIGDGGMNGDFSFFRLFGASRLALNAKLAASEARGDVKIVSSPRILTLDNKEAKIKQGLEYPYQSITGTGDSATTETEFKEINLELIVTPHVTPDERISMQVFLTKNDIAGIATTGEPYLNTNEAKTELLVNDNDTVVIGGIVKTVKNNSDDGLPFLSGIPIIGNMLFGTNRKEDNRNELLIFLTPSIVQLEQKRNPARSSD